TAATTCAACATATCCTTTAAGTACGTGTACCAATCACTTGGCCAATTAATTGGTTTTTCAACTATGGTCTATGGTCATGAaggtattattataatttttcacaCTATCTATTTTCtatattaattagttaaaagagaaagaaaataagaaaaatgtataCTATTCTAAAATGAAATAATCAGGTAACACACCTGGTTAAGTATGGTgagtttttaaaaaagttaattgattGTGGATTGGTGATGAGGGTTGGTggagaaagtatatggacaggTTGAGTGGTGAATATAGTTATTTTAAAGAGTTTCattataaatatgaatatttaacatactcaaattaaaataacatacaATTAACGAAATTCGTCAAGATTTTACAaatcttctcttctcttttttAGAGATTTGAAATTATCTAACTTTTAAATGTTCAAAACTTATAGACTGAATTCCTTACTCTGCCTGGCTGGATTCCTTCTTACGAGAATCAGCTTGCTCTTGTAGGTAGggtttcacaatttaaaaaatgtttgcATTATTGTATCACGGTTGTTAGAATTACCATACATCTAGAAGAAAAAAGTTACAATAATTATCCGACTATCAATTTGTTAACACAACAGTTTTTAAAAGCGGGTTGCGTGAACTGATTAAAGTCTAACAAGTTCAtggtttaattagtatttgtTAGATATGGAGTAATTAAGTACTTCGTAAAATTTAGTAGAATTTATTTGAAATGAATATAAAACATTTAGCTGATTAAGTTCAAAATTTATTGAccgttttttcttttttttttttgagtaccactgactctgttacaatctAGTATCTGTTCAAAGAGTCGATAGTGGCCCCACGGGCTCAAACCACTTCctttcatgtgagagtgtaaagcGAGTGCCACTAGAacataaggtctttggcaaccATTCTTTTCTTAATATAACAATTCTTAAATTAATTAACCGCAAGCAACCTCGAAGAACTCTACCAACTCAAGAAGGgattcaaatattcaaccctttttaaaaaaagcaAATAAGCCAGTTCAACAACGACCTTTTTGTCGACCACCTTCTCCAAAGACTTGAAATCAAACCCCTCTACAAAAGTTGTCTAACACCAACATTTTGACTATGTCACATGATGCATGCTGACATTGCTGCGTTTACACGAAATCGATCTCtattcactaaaaaaaaataccttttttctttttttttttaataataaaaaataaatttaagtatCTATTACGAAGTTagttaattttagaaaatttcaTTAATAATTAGCTTACTTATCAATTGTCCAAAATGATAAGTGAATATATACATTTACTGACTACGTTTAGGGCATATTGATATGATATTCTCCATTCTCAACCAAATCTGACCACATAAAATGAATCAGTGTGTACTAGGCATTGTTTGAAGGTCCCATTGCTCGGGAATAAGAGAATATGAAGATTGCCACACATTCAGAACGCAACCAGTCTCACAATCGGCTATACAATAGGTACCGAGCATGGGCAGATCATGCCAATCAGACAGTGAAATCTATAAAGACAGTTGGCTTACTCCGTCTTCCCGCCAAACTGCTAGAGAACCCGTGAAAGACATGCCGCATAACCTACATGTGTGCTTTCATTCTCTCTATATAAGGCGCAATTTTAGAACTTGTTGGGAGGAGATCCTTTTCTCAACTATCATCCTAGCTAGTACTGCTCACACTCCCAACCTACTTATACTCAATCCCTTTGACATTATAATCACTCAAATATTAATACAATTCAATTTATTTGCTATATACCTCTGGTTCCAGTATTAGCACTATCAAAGTATCAAGAAGTTAATAAAGGATGATTTCAATATTGTTCTACTAAAGAGATGCCGGATCTTTACAATtgacttaataaaaaaaaaaaaagaataaaacaaagTTATGTGAGTTTATGGCCCCGGGTTACAATCCTACACAATTTCTGGAGGTAGTAACCCCACCATCCACAACAAGATTATGGCCACTAACATATCTAGATTCATCACTAGCCAAGTACAGAGCTGCTTCTGCAATGTCTCGTGGTTTTAGAGTCGCCCCTTTCAAGTTCGCCAGCCCTCTCACGAACTCCTCCATCTTCTCCACTTCCTGCTCCAATGGCGGCATCCcaaattcttcatcttcttcttcggaGTGGCGCCACGCGTTGATTAGCATGGAGGTGGCCACCCCGAAGGGGGATATGCAGTTGACCCGTATCCCGTAGCGGCCGAGCTCGCAGGCGGCGTTCTTGGTGAGCCCCACGATGGCGTGCTTGGAGGCGGTGTAGGCATGTGGGCCCATCCCGCCCATGACGCCCGCCACGCTGGAGGTGGAGATGATGCAGCCGCCGCCACGTGGGATCATGGCCCGAGCCGCGTGTTTCATTCCCAGGGCCGCGCCCCGCACGTTGATGCTCATCACTCGGTCGAACTCGGCCGCGTCGAAGTCGAGGATGCTCTTCCGCTTTGACTGGTTGCCTAGCACGCCCGCGTTGCTGAATAGGATGTCCAGGCCTCCGTGTCTTGACACCGTGGATTCGATTAGGCGCTCCACGTCTTCCTCCGAGCTAACGTCGCACCGCACGTAGGTCACCGACGGTGACAGCGCGTCTGCTAACGCCTTGCCCAGCACGTCCTCCACGTCGGCTATCACCACTTTGGCGCCGTGCATGGCGAATAGCCTCACCGTCGCCTCCCCAATCCCCCTAGCTCCGCCCGTTATAATTGCAACCTTCCCTTCTAATCTGTACCaataaaaacataacaaaatttgTTAGAATATTGACTTTGTAACCATAAAGTTATAAGTAACATTTTAATCAGTTTTGATTAAAATTGGATTTAGCATATTCTCAAATAGGAACGGCTGGTTTTCTCGTACTAAAGAAATGCATTAatgattaaaaacaaaaaggaatatAAGAAGTAAATACCTTTTAGTGAAGGTGGGAGAAGTGATTTCTTTGGGTAAGGGACAAACCCCGGCGGCAGCAAATACATTCTCAGGCATCACTTGAGCAGCCGGCATTTTGTCTGAGAGCAGTCTGAAATAATTAAactaaga
This region of Ipomoea triloba cultivar NCNSP0323 chromosome 15, ASM357664v1 genomic DNA includes:
- the LOC116007256 gene encoding short-chain dehydrogenase reductase 2a codes for the protein MPAAQVMPENVFAAAGVCPLPKEITSPTFTKRLEGKVAIITGGARGIGEATVRLFAMHGAKVVIADVEDVLGKALADALSPSVTYVRCDVSSEEDVERLIESTVSRHGGLDILFSNAGVLGNQSKRKSILDFDAAEFDRVMSINVRGAALGMKHAARAMIPRGGGCIISTSSVAGVMGGMGPHAYTASKHAIVGLTKNAACELGRYGIRVNCISPFGVATSMLINAWRHSEEEDEEFGMPPLEQEVEKMEEFVRGLANLKGATLKPRDIAEAALYLASDESRYVSGHNLVVDGGVTTSRNCVGL